A stretch of DNA from Arctopsyche grandis isolate Sample6627 chromosome 6, ASM5162203v2, whole genome shotgun sequence:
GAGTTACCAAACGATTTAATAGATCTGTCTGGCAAAAGTGATCAATCGGCGTCTTGTGGAAGTTTCCTATGCGCAAAAGATGGATCTTGTCTCACTGAAAGAAAAGTCACATTCAAAGATGGTATaccaacaaatttatttatttatttttaatctataccaagaaggcctaacaggcaatcccaatgcaccttcctggccagaaacattgtacatttgatacagtaaatacatatcaattaacacccacagagacatctatggtcaaatttgtaaatgtgcaacatttttatacaattaagcgaaatttgacattgctcaaaactcgagatttgcgagaaaatagttaaggttgccaatttgttggaaccgtttcaatgaaaatcagataaattggcaaattatgataggaaacgattgacctggagtcacaaatccaaggtttggccagcagaagccagtggaatttgaacccgtgaccactttgttccaAGCATTATATGTTAACTAGTTCCAAGCATATCTGTTGgttgatattgatatttattctgctggttgatatattgatatttaaatcaataaatttaatatttttatcataaaaatattactCACTTTTTTAAGAACCTTCCATGTCAATACCGACAACTGAACcgtcaaataaaatgaatgccGAAGTGGTAAAAGCTCTGACTTACATAGTCGTATCGGCTTGTTCTGAAAAGGATATGAAACGAGCCTTAATCGAAGCACTCGAATCCACCGGTACAACCTGGTCTGCAAGTTTGGACAGACGTCAGGTTAGAAATGTTCGATTCGGCTAAacatatttgttatttattggttagtaatcattttaaaatttgtagctGTGGGTTTTGAAGCATCCACCTTGGTTGGCTGGTATTTTAGAACTGGTATCACCTATTTTACCGTCCATCGCTCAAACCTTGATCAATGCATTTCAAACTGGAGCCTCAATGTATCAGGTAGCTTAATTGAATTCtggtgtttttatatttttgtaaatataataagaaataattttgcTTTCAGGCTATGTCTTTGTGTCTTACATGCTTTTCTCAATTGTGGGATTGTGTGCCGCGTTCACTTTTCACAATTTCAAAGCTGATATCTGAAATATTACCAGCTACGTCTACGCCGGTGGCAGATTCAGTTTTGTTGCAATTTTTATTGATGGCTCTGTATGAGGAGCTGATTTCTATATCTGGAACTACAGCAAAAGATATTaaacgtaatttttaattttaagtttattttgtCATATGGTTTAATTTCGGacattctttatattatattatagaaaatgTATAATTATAGCTGACGGACCTGAAGCAAACATTCCCAATGCGAAAGATGCAAAAAAGACGAATCCAAAAAAGGATAAGAAGAAACCTCTACGCCGTAAAGAAAAATCAATGTCGGAAGATAGAACGAGTGAgagattttcttattttattttaatttagtttagaTTTGTGTTGTATTAAAATTTGGCCGCTTTCAGATACTTTATATTCTGTGAGTTTTGACGGAAGTTTAAGCAGCGTATCATCTGTTGCTTTAGCGATAGCCGAAGCATTGTGTTCGATCGACGAAGAAAACAAGCACACAGAACAAATACAAAACTTCATTAAGCAAACTCAACAATCTGTAGAGAATATTGAAGATTTTGGTCTCGAAGGGATTGTGGAGTTAATGGGAAAATCATACCcggtacatattttcattttgtcccttttattcaatatttgtattatacatatacatatatacatatgtatgttatagtcgacgtgtattttcagttgtaatatatatgtattccaactggcgctttaggtcattcatattcgaatacaattcaactagtaaattatagctctaaaagcgcaaatacactttcaataatgtgcgccagtgtaatataacagttaaaggtctgaccgcactatacggccgtcgactgctgcagcacgacacaatacggcaaagttgatacaaaaggcaactctgtcgcgtgacgcgtagtgcgttatatctcatacaatttcatacaaacaatatttggccgcacgctgccgttcgtgtcgcagacgcatagtgcggtcagaccttaattcTTGACAGtgctgatgtttttacgaatgctttagaattcagtaATGCGTTAACATTTTCTAgctattacgaattatggtaatgagcATCGTATTACGAAACCTCTAAGAaagtattcaaaacaaaaatgtgactttctagctcaatttactagtcgagtgacgttttcacaaaaacctaacctctccatcttgaATATAGTTGAACtgcattttcagttgtaatatatttggaccagttggaatgcaattcgccatatgaatcaacttacgtgagttagacggaatatattccaactagtcaaaatatattacaatatagatgaaaatacacttcaactacaacgctagttgataccaggttagatggactatgtgtattccaactagtcataatattgttaataggggtgggtggaggatccaaataaaaggccaaagtcacttcacagcatttattggtgattgagGAGATACAGAtacgccagtgctccgtccagaatgccttgaatGCCTTGAGTACCCttttataaaggacaggtcactccctgcatcttcgacgtccggttgcTTCCCTATTGCTTAGGCGTGTACTcggatatgcattcccacgacactcagtcccacgctatcgctgtcagttctgagaagggaccgggtgccgacttgcacttagcctggagataatcctcgaaaaccaattataatggcGGCTCCTTCCTCCCAGCACATGCtacaatatattacaactggaagatacacttcaactgtaacatatgtatacatatttacataaaatgtagATACAAAATGGATATATAATATTGGTAAAATAAATGGTTTATTTTAAGAACAATCCTGTCGTCGAGTGTGTTGAATTACCTGACGGTTCAGAAGTAATGGTGAGCCAATTGTTAATGACGAGTGCAGGGAAGCACAGCTTACAAGTTAGTTTCCAGTATTAATCAATACttccaaaaaaaaatgtgtttggcTATATTGAGAATTATTTCAGGTAATGCATCATTATATGTTGAAACATTCCGATTGGATACTGGGTGAATTGGGCGCTTCAGATCATCTGCCCTTGATCGGTGAAAAAACAGTGCCAGTCAGCTCGGTCTCTCTTATCTACACTATGTTCTATATCGGAAGACGACCGTTCGATCAGGTTTGATTATTTTGAGATATAATGTGTATATTCTAAGTTGCTGATGTATTTTGAAGTATGGGTGTTGTTTGTATTTAAGTTCCTAAGTAATTCTTGGGATTTCGATTGGTCTGCTTTGTTGAACACTCCGATGTCGTTATCTGCGGAACGAGCTTGGGGTCAGATTTCGAGGAGGCCAGAATTTCAGAACAACGCTATCCTGTCTCTTCCTGATGCTGCAATGATAGCTGCTATTACTACGCACATCAAGGATATGATGTAGTCTAGTTTTCATTGTTTTGCACTCCTTGTATATTTTGTTTAACATGCTTGATAGgttttgaacttatgtatatccAAGTGaatattttgcaataaaaaataagctGGTTGCTTACtcttataatgtatttatatatgcacaatgtatttataatgagctttctgaattttattttaatgaagttAAATAAAAGAGGACAAAACAACTACATATACTTGTTCATTGATTAATAGCAAAGTTTTGAATAAAAAGGCAAAAtgagttaaaaaataataattttggtcTGGGCGTCTGGCGCTGGTATGCTGGCTTAAATCCTGGTGGACCGATTTATATAGGTTGGCTGTGTAATGCGTAGCTTGGCTGGTTAAATCATGCTCTCAGAGATTCCTATTACTTTTCCAAAAACCTAAGTTGCATGATTGCATCATCGCGTTCCTGTATGAGCATGCAGAGCCACCCTTGCCTGAAATTATCTTCGCTAACATAAGGGCAAAGAAACAATTCAACTCGCTCCGTAGACCCTAAATCGAGTAACCTTGGGGCATAGCTACACAACGAATAACCTCGAGTCCGTAGGAACTCCCGAAAGCATGTTGATATCACTCAACCAATatgttagccagcagtatggctaaTATATGgcctcggtggttgcgtttatgttaagcaccgagagattaccgggttcgatcccgagctaatatttaatactgctggtcagacttagatatttgtgactccaagtcgatagtttcttatcagagtttgtcaatttatctgatttaattgttgaaacggttcctccatcaaattgccaAAAATTATCCTACGCGCTatgtcacaaaaatctgaatttgatttatgtacaatatgtaaaaaataaattatgttcaagtctaaatccataggatTAATTCATTGTAAATTTTGTGCTCTTCCGTATCTCGCAATagagcgatttatgtaataaaaatgctgttatgtttttaattaattgtctaggaaggcgcattggggtgtacctgttagaccttcctggtatatatctatgtaaaataaaataaaataaaccagtGCAGTTCAGACAACCCTTCCGCCGAACTAGCCCCTTCGTTGCGAATtttagttttgatttttaaatgctttttattattactaaattatgttcacaatacatcttatatctattttaatagctactgatctactgatcattttctattttacaattttactttatttggttagtaatcatagtattgttacgtatgcagcggattgagcgaattgcacttagaccaacggatatctgttatcgggttaactaagtgcatgcacttacttcgaaggattatatctggactataagtgcatttaggctaaacaataaccgttattagttatttctcagaatcggtacggggagacccaatgtcgtggaaacacatatccgaatacgtgactatacaacaggtaaacagattaggcgtcctgagagatctaccctctataaggcggtacgtaggcgatatcatgtcattctggactgagcactgtcagtgcgtgtatctccttaatcatcaataaatgctgtgaaacgactgttggccttttacttggatcctccacccacccctacgcaacagtattatattattctaatgttaatgtacagcatactaggaaaaagagttcaaaaacctatttacaattttctttGCGAATACAATGTACTTACAATAAGCTTGTAAACCAAAAAGGCCGCTATACCACCAAAAGCGTTTTTCATTCTAGTAAGTCAATAAAGTGAAGATGAGGAATCGAGGGAAGAATagattaatcaatttttttaggCGGCCATGTTTGGGCAACGTAGTGCCACATACTGGAGCGACCCAGCACATTGGAGCGACGTGACGCGATGTACAAACGAATGCACATATTAGGTCCATGAAAATAATGGTATCCAAAGTTCAGCTACCACCGTTGAAATGTTGAAAGTGTTTTTGAAAGCGTACGTACGTACTGAAAACAATAACAACGCCACCCTTGTTCACAAAGCGAATATGTTCCGTTGTGCAGAGTCGTTTAATTCAATTCCGCAATATGCAAATACGGATCGCGCAATTACGCAAAACGATGTCGCGTGTGTTGTGCATTACAGGGCCTGGGTTGTCGACTCGACTCTTGTGTCGTGAATTAATGTGACTGCAACCAAAAACTGTGGTGTGCATTGATTTGTCGTAGCCATTCGGAACGTGCTATAACACGTGTTGTGACATTGGAACCATCCGCATGTTAACAAGTGGAGTTGTACTGTGAGTCTAACTGGAGGTTGGTTATATTTTCTTTGTACTGTTAGTTATATATTTAGTTGGTTAGTTGGTTATATTTAGTTGTACTGgcctattattaattaatttatttgcaatttcgccatagtcacaaaaagaaaaaaatatacaataagatGATAAAATAACATAACCATAATTAAAAACTAGGTATGAAAtattagttcaataaaccaaaaggtttctgagaaaaacataaaaaacctcgattctctagagtaaaactactacttccggttcagataaaaatatttaaaaaaatataaggttgtaaagattattatttctattacatgtaaaaaaaatttaatccgattcagttagcggtttgggagataattgtattcaaaaactttaaaaaaaggggacacctataaggggaggtaccatttccagtcaacttaaaaatttgaaaaaaatttacgtcgtgtcgataagaatttcagtaaccgatactaagtttcagttcaataggactaacggtgttcaaaaaatccccaaaaaaacagacacacacacacacatacacacattttttctagatcatgaaaacgtgatcaataatcgattctgatttcgaatcagacgaaatctcgagttcgaattttcgcaagaTCACAAAACTTGGATGTGACCACCCCATGTATTTGAGGAGCATAAGatggtcacaaaacaaaattcgatattgtttTGTGACACATTCACActtaccggcagcattatgaaatactaatagctatcacagcattttcgatacacgttgagcgcaaatgtatggaaacttacacaagacaaaagttctacttccggttgtcggattttgttaaatttttttttattacttaaaatcactatcagtacaatagtcattaaatatcaagaaaataaaaataatttaaaaggtcaaaataaaatgatgaaatattgtattaaaaaaaaaatacaactttcggtttacgaattctgaccaaaaccttatcagctctaagttagtacataaagaatacaaatatcaattttcagcttgatacgttcaggggtgtggacagaatcgtggtcacaacatttttgacctttctaagaggaaaaaatcccacttccggtttataaaatttagtaattttatttttattttcattacattgatgAAAGAATAATACTTGAATATTTTCGTGAAGATCGTGCAtcttaaaggggtcgaaaaaaatagtggaagaaaaatcgaacaagattaAACTGAcatttccggttgacggatgcttatcaaattttataaataacttgggatTAAACTAAAACTTCTCGATATAAAATTTCGGTTCAATAAAGGTTCGGgtcgttttatatatgtacatatcactgtcaagcaaggataaaaacTATTATACcatttcaacgaaacagctcgaatgtgtcgttttgaaaagaatattccatgtacagtaccatgaacgccatatttttctatatgttaaaaactatctaaaaaaaacccacgtctcacatcccacgctgtgtgatttcgcccttaacgTGCCTATTGTCTAGGCATATAAAgatctaccctggcgagtctattaTTTATGaacgcactcgcccaggtctgtgagaactctagCGTATTCTTTGTTCGAgaacttactgagtcccgttagcctaatccggggcctctattgttcacccacgaattcatttagacagtggatactcgctctctctctctctcatgtttcCACGTTtcagtattaaaaaatacttatcTAAACTATCATGAGattaatttcgtttttttttaatttacatgatTCTAGTGAATAATAATCTAAATACGGATATTATATCTCAATATGTGGGTACATTCAATATTATTAACCCTCCGGACTACGAAATTACTTTTCACCGCTAATTGTATCGGTTGTTGGTCTGTTGATGGTcattcatttgaattaaaatttcggCTAGGGTGCTCGCCATTTTTATCGTCgccatattttaataaaatgaaaattttgttgTTGTCGAAAAACGATCGTTTCACATATTTTATTAGTCGGATGTGCGCGAACAGGTTTAATTAAGATAAACTGTGCACTGTGACCGCGCCatggtttatttaaatttgccgCACTGTCGTCGAAATACCGATGCTCTATACAAGACTATTTACATATctttattgtttatgttcattaatatgtttgtataaagatggatgtttgtttgtttgtccgcatatctacagttttcaatttaggaccactaaatttgataaacattttttttttcacccatCTAAATAGCATCaagtaatttttatattaaaattatctatcaagtacatacatacatataaaggatGTTTTTAATAGGTAATAAAGACAACACATGCAAATCGTGGTAATGGTCATGGTATTGGCTTTATTGGAAATAGTACATTACTAATGTACTTTACTAATGTAATGTATTAAATTAGTGTTTGAATGTAATATCGGGCATATGTAT
This window harbors:
- the LOC143912922 gene encoding uncharacterized protein LOC143912922; amino-acid sequence: MEVMEEGNLMDRVPILLQRDLQYYQEHQTVLQESICSGVVGGRLDFPRNASFASVKLVTWWEEEFVSAFRVGSGLLNGNVDDEEAHGGCGGVVKGSDPDRFVSMIVKSSEQLLEHLHVLSQEALDHADLPVLTATLGASALIKNSLYCYIQGSQHTGNSERTVSLQATQKTYSEMAEALAERLLDLHGRLLTLYVLQGSSGESGSSSVRMWWLYMQGTRQDLWDTVPPKMAQRVFAGMLNETLTILTVRYTQELSDHRKNPIMVNDILNILLCVSQLLPAVCERGEELIGLNISSLSKIIRDVHAKCHELLICLLLRGAPLHCIYKVFKQPTGVPLFESRPGYPSLWYILSMPHLFQTNSSDRTALSCKDLSSSTAIALELYVLLSQPQPLWPLLLKVLLMRDCYVSSNLLKHCMKELPNDLIDLSGKSDQSASCGSFLCAKDGSCLTERKVTFKDEPSMSIPTTEPSNKMNAEVVKALTYIVVSACSEKDMKRALIEALESTGTTWSASLDRRQLWVLKHPPWLAGILELVSPILPSIAQTLINAFQTGASMYQAMSLCLTCFSQLWDCVPRSLFTISKLISEILPATSTPVADSVLLQFLLMALYEELISISGTTAKDIKPDGPEANIPNAKDAKKTNPKKDKKKPLRRKEKSMSEDRTNTLYSVSFDGSLSSVSSVALAIAEALCSIDEENKHTEQIQNFIKQTQQSVENIEDFGLEGIVELMGKSYPNNPVVECVELPDGSEVMVSQLLMTSAGKHSLQVMHHYMLKHSDWILGELGASDHLPLIGEKTVPVSSVSLIYTMFYIGRRPFDQFLSNSWDFDWSALLNTPMSLSAERAWGQISRRPEFQNNAILSLPDAAMIAAITTHIKDMM